TGACGACTTTCTAAGAAAGCATCAGGTCAATCACCCAGATTTTCTGTTTTTTAGCCGTAGATGATATCAAGATGATGCTAACTGTGATGCTACTACCACCGTTATAGAAGTGAAGCCTGTTTGCGCGGGTTACTTGTGAAAAgtctttattttgtttaactCTTGGTGGCAAGTTGGTGTGCGGTGATTCTGTCGTGTGGTTTTCTGTTATTTACTAccggagaaagaaaagaaaaggaaaacgaaaaaagaaagaaaaggatgaAGGGTAACCCACAGAAGAAAAGTGAGCTTTTGGCATGAGATGAGAGAGGCTCAGTAAGAAGTGAATAGAAGGAAAATGTAGTTAGATAATCTACAAAGGTCTAGCTCTAAATGGAAGTTACTGCTTTTGATGTAAGCAAGCTTTTATCTTGCTCGTTTCCGCTGTATTTTGTTGGTAGTAAGAAGAGTACGTTAAATATAAGAGAGAAGAACCAGGCTCTTTTTTGTGCCATGATATGATGTTAATTATTAGTATGTAATCCTATCTACAGGGGGATTTTGATGTAGAGATAATTGCCAGTGTTAGTTTTTTCTTCCCCATATCTGTATCTGAATCGCATCCGTTACATTGATATTTAACTGCATCAAATGATTTAATTGTGTTTTAAGAGATTTGGTTAGTTGTTGCCTGATGATTAAGTAGACATTCTTGTGAAATTCGGAAACTGTAACGCTTTAAGCTCGCTACCGTGGTTTTCTGTCTGGTTTGTCATCTGTTTCTCTTGCTAAATGAAATCAAGTTTGGGGAGTTAGAACTTGGAAGAAGAGATTTTAAGCTCAGATTTGTAGGGCATACGTTTCTTTCATAAGAAATTGCAAGTGAGGAGAAATTAATCAGCATCGTTATTAAGCAGCAGGTCGTGAAACTTGGTCTCCAAATTGTATTCGCTTGATATCACACCAGTCATTTctgtaagaaaatgtttttcaaactaatctttagtaaaaatgcaagtccTTTTTGAAGAAGCACTTCAAGCGAATCCTGTAAGAACTACGTAACTTGTTCTTCTTGCAAGGAAGTATGCAAGTGTTTTCTTCTTGCAAGGAAGTATGCAAGTGTTTTTGAAACGCTAAAATATTTATAAGCTTCTATCTTATTTGTGGGGTTTCATTAGTGGTGGGCTTCTTTAAAAAGGCACACAATTCTGGCCCATACCATATCTAACATACAGTAGAGGCCCAATATGGAATGGGCTGCTGTTTTTTAGTGTTAGCCCAATTGTTGAGATTAATTAGTCTTTGCTGGTTTAGTGATGTGGACAGTGTCTTGGGCAGCGGATCAATCAGCGTCCaaccaccatccatgatttaaAAAGGGTGACCTGCTATTTCCGGTAAGACAACCGGGGAGGCTGGCAATCCGACAACCCCACCCGCGCTCTTGCAATCTGTCCACAATTATTATCTGGATACATGTTATAAAACGGTCCCACATCCACCACCACATTTGAAGACAAACTTTAGATGGCTcctcttcctttttattttttccctcTCTTAAATATAAAGAGTCGAATAACCCAATTTAATTTCACACCGGAATGATGTGAAATACAAGGAAGTATAATAACTCAGCGTCACGTAACACCAATTCCTTCAAAAACATGTTGTTACATGTGTGAACAACGACCACACGTATTTCACGTCGTCAGATGTGTGTTATTTACATATTAGATTTAGTAATTTGTCGTATGTAAATAAATGTGTCGAGAATGAATCTTATATAAATAAAGTAGTTGAgttattttttatatgtaaaaaggttgaaaattgaaatctgAGTAATGCTAAGGATACTAAATCTAGttataattttgtaaactaaatgacataaaaattaataattaaattttattttttattgataacatatcatttaatttttgtaaatttaatctaTATAAATTAATAGCGTTATTCAACTCGAAGTGTAGGAATCCAATCCAACGTAAGCTAAAAAGCAGCGACAAATTCCCCATTTTTCTTCacccaaaccaaaaaataaacaaaagaaaaagaaagttgcccaaatttctttactttttctttcaaaagcagAGAGAGATTTCTCTGTACCAACCCCACACActcccagagagagagagagagaaaacaatGGCAGTCTCGATACCCATAGTCGCCATCGTTACCTCCCTCCACCTCATCGCCTTCATCTTCGCCGTCGGCGCCGAACGACGCCGTAGCACGGTATCCACCCCCATCTCCCTCAGTCTGTCTGtttgaagttttaatttttatatttaagtcCTTCTTCAACCCCTAACTGTAACTGTTTGTGTCTGTGAATTAGGCGAAGATAGTGCCCGATGAGTACGACGAGCGTACCTACTGCGTGTACGGCACGGACGCCTCCACGGTGTACGGATTAGCGGCGTTTGGGCTGCTTGTCGTCAGCCAGACGGTGCTTAACGTCGTCACCAGGTGTCTCTgctgcggcaaaggtctagtcACTGGCTCCTCCACCACTTGGAccgtcttcttcttcgtcttctcctgGTAATTTTTACCCATTTTTTCGCCTCTCTGTAATCATTTGAGTAAATAGTCACTCAACTTTATCTCAATTGAATAATGGTCACTCAATAAAAAACTCATTACCGTTAATCTTTTAACTCATGAAAACGTCTAGCTACGATTCTTCgactaaaaatcaattaccattgttctcttaactttaatctaattggaGAAATAATTCATCAACTtcaacccaattggagcaacaatccctcaattttaacctaattgtagaaatagtttttttaaactaactcattttgataaaattctgacgaagttgacgaaaatgattaTATCTATACGTTTTAATGAGTTGAGGGattccaattgtagcaatggttttTTTAAACGAACTCATTTTTGataaaattctgacgaagttgacgaaaatgatcatattTACACGTTTTAATGAGTTGAGGgatcccaattgtagcaatggtttttttaaactaactcattttgataaaattatgacgaagttgacgaaaatgattaTATCAACACGTTTTAATAAGTTGAGGGAccctaattgtagcaatagtccttctaatataacttattttgacgTTAGAATTGACGAAAAATACTATAACTACgcattttgataagttgaataaccaatggtaatagatttttagttgagggaccattactccaatttgaCTAAAGTTGAGAgattattgctacaatttactctaatcatttttaatttcttaatcatGGTTTGATGATTTGATCAACGGTCTTAATCCTTCCACACTAGTTAGAAATGGTCAAAGTAGCTAATTCACTTGCTCATTTGGTTAGTATGGTGTTCCTTTGGATGATCTAACTGCTTGCTTGTGGTAGTGTGCTATGATCTAACTGCTTGCTTGTGGTTGTGTGCTTAGGACTCCTTTGAAAAGGCTTTAAAATGGCTAAAAGCACTTTgatgaaagtgcttttagaactaattgttagtaaaaatgcaagtgaattttCCTGAAGAAAGCATTTCAATTGCTATTGAAGCCCAAAAATAAtttcactaaaaacactttcagtcattttaaaagcacttccaaacgagcccaTCCTTGAGTGAACGTTGTTCTCTACTCTCTAGCATTGTGTTTGTGTAAATGGCAATCCCATTTGCTTGGTTTTGTTAAAACCAAAATCTGACGCTTCTGAACTGTGAATTAACCAGGACAACCTTTTTGGGAGCGGAGGCGTGCTTGTTGGCTGGGTCGGCAAAGAATGCATACCACACCAAGTACCGGGGAATCTTCAAAGTAGATGACTTGTCCTGTGCTACTCTGCGCAAGGGCGTGTTTGCCGCCGGCGCTGCTCTTACGCTGTTGTCACTGGCAGGATCAAGTCTTTACTACTGGGCACATTCCAAAGCTGATACTGGGGGATGGGAGAAGCACCGAAACGAAGGCCTTGACATGAGCAGTTCTAACTACGGGCAGCACGAGCAGCAGGAACAACAAACCAGTGGATTTCAGAAGGTATAATTCCGCTGTTAGGTTCGTTCTTTTGGGGGGTCGGTGATTGTGGTATGAGATTGAGAAGAAGATCATCAATTCCGCAGTTTTGGTGGCTTTTGTCGATCGATGGGAAAGAAATGGTGGGAGCAAAATATGAAATGAGCTGGAGACTTGTATATGCTATGTCATCATATATATGTTAGAAGTGGAAGTATAAATTCCCCAATCATATATATTCCCCAactttttttggttgattttccatttttcttcacttCAATCTTCTGAATTTGTGGTATGCGTATGTACGTTGTGTTTTGGTATATAAATATCTATGCAGCACTATTATAAAAATTCCCGCTTAAACGTTGTGGCTGGCCACCGTCCCGATTAATCCATAAACGTAATGCCTAGACCCGTCTAGGTAAGGTCCATGTCCGCTACCCGATTAATGCATTTTAGAACCTTTGGTTCTTTGGATCAGGCAAGAGCACCCAATAAAAAATTGTAATCAGTGAAGTAACTCTAGGGGACTGTTGTTTTTGACAATCAGAAACCGAATTTCAATTGATAAACTAATCAATGACAAATATCTAACAACACATCGATCAAATATGAATGATATAATTATCAAATATCGATCAcatactaaaaaaatttcattcaaacaATTGGGATTTAAAAATTTATCATCTCTCTCTCGTGTGATATActgtgaaaagaaaattggaagTTTCAAACTCGAGTACAAAAGCATGGATATGCTGTTTTGCCAACTAGCTTACTTCACATTTATCAAtagtgcttttttttcttttttaaatacatacgatattatttacatgaaCGAAGGGAAAATtggctaaacctcacaatgaatTAGCTATAATAATTTGATACGAATTCTTTAttgacgagaatcaaacataaaactTCTCATCTACAAATGAAGATGCAGTACTAAAAAGAATCAATAGTGCTATTCATATGGATTGaattttatactttttttatCAACGAATCAGTGAATCAATCTGAATGCTTTCTTTAGCAACGGATCGataaagtttctgtttttttttaagaaaattagaTCAAGTTTCTTGAGCTCAATGAGCTGGAGTATGTAAAACTCCATTTTAAATCATCACAGTGGAAATGGAATGatgttcaaataaaataaatgtagtAAAAAGCTTGATTAATATACCTTCAAGTTCAAGGCTTCTTCACAAACAACTTTGAAATTCATGACAAATCCATCTCCCACAAGCACAAACGCCACTACTATTAGCTATTAGCAGCTGATAATTAAGATGATAAATAAGAAAGTGGTAGCTGAGATTAAAGGCTAATCAGGCTTAATCAAAGAGATTAGCATGTGGAGAATGGAGAACCACAAGCGTCGGCGACCTTCTTGGCGTTTGGGGAGTTGACAAGCCTCTGGAGGTTGGAGTTCTTCACAAACTGGCAGAGGCAAGGGCTCTGCTCCTTGAGTTTTTTGCAACACACGGCGGTGGGAGAGTTCGAGGACATGATTGCAGCGGCGCACGGGGGGTAGCTCCACTGGGTTACAAGTCACCGCTGCCTCACCCACCTAGGTTCCCCCGACCACAACATCAAAAACTACAACACACAATATTCCAAGGTTGTAGTAGGACATTGATCTCATCATCTTCAAACTTGAGTTGAAGCAATGTAGTCAACTATATAAATGTTGGTGCAGTGAAGGTGCAGCTCGTTAGATCTCTTGGCTATTTATACAAGAGTGGCCAGGGACGGTGATTAGTACAATTAGTCGGAGATCTCCATAAAAGTTATCAAACATTGAATACCATACTCTTCTACTGCGTTTATCATCATAATTATTATTGTTGGATGAGTTtaatttttgagatttgtgtctatttattggacaaattttgaatttaaacttcTATGATGATGATAAATAAGGTGGTAAACAATTATATTCCCGTTGAAATAATATTATACTCCATTTTACATTGATCATAATCGACCTtccctaatttttattttccgaagcaaatttttttacttttacaaTGGCGTTGTAATGATGATTAGCTCAACTCAACACCAAAAAATCGTATATTTGCAATCTGTTCAGCAGAGGTACTAATTTCATTTGGTCAATGTTCAAAGAATTTTTTGGATCCAAAAGATGTCAAGAACTGaagattataagaaaatttttcAGTATGCCGATGATACGTTTAGATACACAAAATGTCACAATACAATtagttagaatttttttttaaattcttttaatcaattatattattatacttGAAATTTAGTATACAGCTCATCCACCCATGGACGTCGTCTGACCATGTACATAACAAGTAACATTTTATTAAGGCAATTAAAAGTTTAACTGAAAAGAAAGAGGCAGATTGATGTGAGGAGATATCTGATATATTTAATCGCGTCGTCCAGCATCGAAGCTCGGTCtgcctaaaatttgaaaagcaGCAGCGTTGATTCAGTAGTAGTCTTAAAAAGTTTAAACAAACGGTTCAAGGCACAgaagaacaaaggaaaataaTGTAGAAGATCATCAGTCAGTCTCAGCTAGCTTGCTCATCTTAATAAGTACCCTCTGGAGTCAACAGACTCAACGGTTTGATGTTAAAGATGATATATACATGAGTCAGCAATCTGTTAGGTctatttagattagtttaattTGGTGTGATTAGCTGTTTACAGGTTATGGTTAGTTACCCATCAATGCCAGATTCTTAAAGATTGATCATCTTAATTTATGCAAAATTAATCTCCACTAAACTATTTAGTATGTATAGCAAGAAAAGTATGTATACATATAGATACGAAAAAagatatacatgtatatatctTATATAAAACAAAGGAGAGTTGGAGACCACTAAGTCTTCCTTAATCTCTAGGCCTTCCCTTTCTTGctattctcattttttttttgaagaaagcCGGCATCCCAGAGTTCGACCAGTTGACGGTATAATGTGTCCGTCTCTCTGCATCCGAGTTCGATCTCCCTCAAACTTCGCGGTCCATAATTTCACTAAAACTTCGGATGCTTCTACACTTTGGGTTgaccatatttttaatttagccATTTTAACGTGCGTctgtatatacacacacgcacacCACTCCAACGTGGAGAAGGGTAATGGGCCACCAATCACTATGTATGAGAGCAATTGGAAAGAAATAAAACACCCTTTCGATAAAATTAGACTACTAGTCAGTTCGTCAGCTTATCAGCCATTTCTAAGAGAGAAGGTAGGAGCTTGCAATTTATCAAGTCATATGGCGATGGACTGGAAAGAGCTCGGAGGTGGAGGGAGTGGCTTAGGCGGCGGCAGTGCAGCAGTTTTTGTGATGTTGTGGGCAGCCCTGGCCACCTTTGTTGTTATCTCAGCCATCATCTTCTCCTGTGCAGATGGCGTGCCCAAAGACAAAGCCGCCACCACCGGTCACGATACTTACGGTTCTAATTGCGCCGCTGCAAGTGCCGGCTGCGGTGCTTGATCAGCAACCGCCACCCGGCACACGACTGAAACTCAGCTTCCAAGAACCACACTTATGGCCGCTGAGACAGTAGCAGAATACAAGTTAGAAATAAACAAATTGGCCGGGGGAGTAGGAAAGAGTAAATTTTTATtggatttttactttttattactTGGTTTTGATTGAATTGTTTGTTTCGAAGATAAAATAAGTTGCCCTTGTATTAGTCTTACAGATGAATTTGATTACCatgatcatatttttttttccgaacGCAAGTAGTTGTCTTATCTAGGCTCTTTTTGATTCCAGTGGCTGACATGTTGCCATGAGCTAGCGATCCATCAAACTCACCAGATGCCTCAAAACCACGAGAACAAATTACACGCAACATGACGACgatatttttaaccaatcacatAACGCTACGTTAAAAGGCATAAACACACGAAACCGCATGATAGGTATAAAATACTGTCACTTTGACCGCGTCCTCCCATGTTTGCTTTCCATCTACAAATTTCACCTTGAAAACGCCATCTACATTACGGCCACCCACACGAAAAGTGGACCCTGTTTTCTTGCATCCAGCAAGTATCTCCAGCATCTTCTTCTGGTCCCCGTCATGGTACTTCAGGTGGACCCTATTTTCTTGCACCCAAAACGGTGTCGTTCTTTTCTGAATTCTCTATTTGCATTCAAGCCctccaaaaataaattatttactcTCCAGTCTCTGTAAAGTAGGGAGCTTTATAGAGTGGGCCTCACCGCTGACAAACGGCTACTCTCTAGACTCCCTCTCAGTAGCCTCAAGTGTTCTGAAGTGTTCACATGTCAATTTATCGCCATCTTCTATATCATTTTCTCGCGATATTTACAACTGTCTCTTTTTTCATTCAATGCCACGTCAGCAAGAGACTTTTGGCCATATTTCCAATGACTTTAATAAGGTCATCATCGGAGCAGATAGTGACCAGTGAGTCAGTGACCGTAATCATATTTTGTCCCCATTAACGGTTTGAAACCTGCGTGGAACAATCATCACTCTAATGCACTTGTTGGGGCCGCGCCTCTCTTCGCTTCATACTAAAATGTCAGTGTGTTTGTGAGGAAATATTTAGTTTGATAGACTGACCACCTCGTGTTTATGAGAAATTTTAGTGTTTGATTGACGGCTGAAGTGTTTGAACTATAAAAATTAAACGTTTTGTAgtttgatattatttatactcaCCGGTGATTCCACTTATATGAAAAACGTTACATGCGATTGTTTGTACACAAAAATTCATTCATGTATAAGAAACTTCTCACAAGTGTGAAACCAATATCAGTGTGAGTGTGGAACCATTGTAGGGTTGAAACCAACCTTAGCATGGAAAGCCGTGTTTTATTTATAAGAGATGCTTTAGGAATGGCCATATTTTATAGACTGTCATAAACGGTTAGATCAaatgttttaattaaagaacgTAAGTTTAATAATCCTACTCCTATACTACTTATTAGCAAATAGTTGATTACTATATTAATTAAAACTTTTCTCCTCAAATCAATATAGTTTGGATTCTAAACAGTACTCCattttcttaatataaattgacAAATGCTAACGAGATTCTTTTAAAAATAGACTATTCATAAACTATTTGTTACTTCAcagtttaaaattaatttatatgtcaattttataaaacattgtgcaaaaCACTAAggatgcgtttgttgcaccggattGTTTCGGATTGGACTAACTGCAGAGATTAAGCTCGActagcttagactagactaaactggactatcttagtgaagcgtttggtgcagtgtcgaaCTAAGAAGCagaataattaataataaaaaaaacccatgatatataacaaaatattaacATTATTTGCTTCAATCCAACAAAAAGTAGCAGATccgcaataaaaataaaaataaatcgaGGAGCAAAGCTAAACATAAGCAATTATTGGAAACGAAATtgagaaaacaaagaaacaattcCAGAAAATATAACAGTTGACTCTGAGCCACTTATCCTTTACATTCCCAATTCTTGTCTTGCTTTGGAGTGCAAGGAAGAAATAGAGGTTCTCTGCCTTTCATTGCAATCCCCATTTTTGGCTACAAATCCCTACGTACCAATTCACTCcaagtttcaaattttaatctaaaaattaaCGAAACTTCATCCAATTAACAAAATCCAGAATCCCCATTTATGGCTACGGATCTCTACATAGCCAGGGGAAATTGCAAATAACCCATAATCCACTCCAAGTTTCATAttttaatcccataaattaacgaaatttcatccaaattaacaaaatccaaaatccaaaataaCTAGAAGAAAAATAACTAGAATCCATAATAACTAGAACCCATAACCCAATTCGAATAACAAGTAATTAGAcacaaaaatgaagatgatgatCAAGTTAAGGGATGAGAGAGAGACGAACAAGAAAGTGAACAATGTATGCATGGGCGATGACGACGTTGGGCCGTCTAGGGGTTTTCTTTGCGTTCTCAAATGAGAAGTCGAGCCGAACGAGGATGCATCGAGCAAGAAGAGGACAAGACGAGTAGTATAGGGACGCAATCAAGCAAGATGAGGGTGCGAGCAACGGTATTAGCAGTTCGCTGATTTTCGAAATGCCTTACTAAGACCATTTAGCGATGGATTTAGTCGGGGCAAGTCCACCCTTATCCCATTAAAATTAGTCTCTCCAACTAACAAACAACAGACTACACTAATCTTTAATCTAGTTTAGTCTAATGAGGAGTAATAAGGCCAAACAAACATCCTTAAGGTTAGGTAAAGTCATGAGTCTCATAAAAATAATCAACGCAATGTTTCTTGAACAAAAGCACGATGATTGGTGTCCAACAAAATATCGCGATAAGTTGAATTTAAGGGATTTGAGTGACAGTATCGTATGGATTCCCACGCCAACCTACtcttttgccattttcttttggGTTCTCTATAGTCCCAAGGTCCGTGCTTGCTGAGCCTCTACCATTCTCCATCACTGTCAAGGCTTTCACACTTCCTTTCACTCCACTTCCATTGTCTCTCTCTGCTTTCTCCAAAACCCTTCACTTGGTTTCGGCTGCAGAGAAAGTAAAGGTAATCCCCTTGAACTTTGACTCTGCAATTTTCTGCTGGAAATGTTTTATAATTTAGTTTTGGTATTTCTGCTGCTCTGCAACTCTCATTGCCTGGTGGATTCTTTGAACGACGAAGGCTATGCCCTTTTGTCGTTCAAGCATTCCATTGCAGAAGACCCAGAAGGGTCTCTAAGCAACTGGAACTCCTCTGATTCCAACCCCTGCACATGGAATGGGATTACATGCAAGGACCAAAGGGTTGTCTCCCTCAGCATTCCAAAGAAGAAACTTTCTGGGTCTCTTCCTTCCGCCATGGGAGCCCTCTCCGAGCTCCGCCATGTCAATTTAAGGAACAATATGTTGTACGGAAGCTTGCCCCTTGAGCTTTTCCAAGCTCTGGGGCTCCAAAGTTTGGTGCTTTATGGAAATTCCTTATCTGGGTCTGTCCCAAATGTAATTGGTAAGCTCAAATACCTTCAATCCCTAGATTTATCAGAAAATTTGTTTAATGGGTCGTTGCCCTCGTCGATTATACAATGCAAGAGGCTCAGAACCATCGATCTTAGTCAGAATAATTTCACTGGCTTTCTACCAGAAGGGTTTGGAAGTGGTTTTGTTTCTCTGGAAAAACTTGATCTTTCTTTCAATAAGTTCAGTGGCTCGATTCCTAGTGATATGGGAAATCTGTCTAGCTTGCAAGGCACTGTTGATTTGTCTCATAATCTGTTTTCGGGTGCAATCCCGGCAAGCCTTGGAAATCTTCCTGAGAAGGTTTACATTGATCTTACTTACAACAATTTGAGTGGTCCGATACCGCACAATGGTGCTCTGATGAACAGAGGACCAACTGCTTTTATTGGGAATCCTAATCTTTGTGGCCCTCCATTGAAGAACCCGTGTTCTTCTGAAGTTTCCGGTGCTAGTCCACCATCCTCGATTCCGTATCTGCCAGATAACTCCCACCCTCAGGATTCTGATTATAATGCTGGAAAGAGTGGGAAAGCTAGAGGGTTGAGTAAAAGAGCTGTCGTTGCAATTATAGTGAGTGATGTAATTGGCATTTGCCTTGTTGGGCTGCTTTTCTCATATTGTTATTCGAGGTTTTGGGTACGTAGTAAGGTTAAGGATGAAAATGGTTATGACAAGGGAGGTAAGCGAAGGAAAGAGTGCTTGTGCTTCAGGAAAGATGAATCGGAGACTTTATCGGAGAATATGGAGCACTATGATCTAGTGGCATTGGATACACAAGTGGCATTTGATCTGGACGAGCTTCTTAAGGCGTCTGCTTTTGTTCTTGGAAAAAGTGGAATTGGAATTGTTTACAAAGTTGTACTTGAAGAAGGAATCACGGTAGCAGTGAGAAGATTGGGCGAAGGGGGCTCCCAGAGATTCAAGGAATTTCAGACGGAAGTCGAAGCAATTGGAAAGCTAAGGCATCCTAATGTCGTTACTCTGAGGGCTTATTACTGGTCTGTTGATGAAAAGCTGCTCATATATGACTATATTCCTAATGGCAGCCTTGCCACCGCCATTCACGGTGAGCTTACCATTTTTCCTTGTCTATTTTGGTTACTCATACTCTTGTTAGTGGTTTTTATATTCTCTTGCTAATGGTAGGTGTATTTACTCAGATTTGcgaataaaattataaatgtggtgtttttgttgatttgattgttttgttctGTCATTAGGAAAGCCAGGAGTGGTATCATTCACACCGCTATCATGGTCTGTTCGGTTGAATATCATGAAAGGAATTGCAAAAGGCTTGGTCTATCTTCATGAGTTTAGCCCCAAGAAATATGTCCATGGAGATTTGAAGCCAAATAACATACTGCTTGGACAGAACATGGAACCCCACATTTCTGATTTCGGACTTGGACGCCTTGCAAATATCGCTGGAGGGTCCCCGACACTGCAATCCAACCGAATCCCCACAGAAATATCACAAGAAAGGCAACAAACGAGTGCAGTGCCAACTGAAGCTTCTCTGGTTAGTTTGTCCAGCAATATGGGATCTTGTTATCAGGCCCCAGAAGCTCTGAAAGTGGTGAAACCATCACAGAAGTGGGATGTGTATTCGTACGGGGTACTCTTACTCGAAATGATTACCGGAAGATTGCCAATAGTCCAAGTGGGTTCCTCAGAAATGGACCTGGTTCATTGGATTCAGCTCAACATTGAAGAGAAGAAGCCTCTTTTAGATGTTTTAGATCCAAATTTGATGCAAGATGTGGATAAGGAAGAAGAGATTATCGCGGTTCTGAAGATCGCAATGGCTTGCGTTCACAGCAGCCCTGAAAGGAGACCGATAATGAGGCACATATCCGATGCTTTAGACAGGTTGGCCACGTCTGCTGTCTGAGATATGATAGGCGGCAAATTCAATCCACTTGTGAAGCTTGATGTTTGAGTTAGTTCAATCTTAGTGATCGTGCATTTGTGTATTTAGCGTAGGCGTTTCGACAGTAAGATTTCTGATTTTCCTACTGTCATTTGATAGAGCTAGGTTGAGGTAGATCCGCTGAAAGAGCATTGTTAACTGTGCATGAATTGGCCCTTAACTAGTATATTTGTGAACGCTGATGTCTTCATGCTCTTATTTCAGACCTTTTTGTATCTTCTTGTTCTTGTAGGTTAATGAAGTTGCTGATTTGTTTCTTGTTCCTTACTGCCTCTTATCTCCA
This Pyrus communis chromosome 6, drPyrComm1.1, whole genome shotgun sequence DNA region includes the following protein-coding sequences:
- the LOC137737619 gene encoding receptor protein kinase-like protein ZAR1; this translates as MFYNLVLVFLLLCNSHCLVDSLNDEGYALLSFKHSIAEDPEGSLSNWNSSDSNPCTWNGITCKDQRVVSLSIPKKKLSGSLPSAMGALSELRHVNLRNNMLYGSLPLELFQALGLQSLVLYGNSLSGSVPNVIGKLKYLQSLDLSENLFNGSLPSSIIQCKRLRTIDLSQNNFTGFLPEGFGSGFVSLEKLDLSFNKFSGSIPSDMGNLSSLQGTVDLSHNLFSGAIPASLGNLPEKVYIDLTYNNLSGPIPHNGALMNRGPTAFIGNPNLCGPPLKNPCSSEVSGASPPSSIPYLPDNSHPQDSDYNAGKSGKARGLSKRAVVAIIVSDVIGICLVGLLFSYCYSRFWVRSKVKDENGYDKGGKRRKECLCFRKDESETLSENMEHYDLVALDTQVAFDLDELLKASAFVLGKSGIGIVYKVVLEEGITVAVRRLGEGGSQRFKEFQTEVEAIGKLRHPNVVTLRAYYWSVDEKLLIYDYIPNGSLATAIHGKPGVVSFTPLSWSVRLNIMKGIAKGLVYLHEFSPKKYVHGDLKPNNILLGQNMEPHISDFGLGRLANIAGGSPTLQSNRIPTEISQERQQTSAVPTEASLVSLSSNMGSCYQAPEALKVVKPSQKWDVYSYGVLLLEMITGRLPIVQVGSSEMDLVHWIQLNIEEKKPLLDVLDPNLMQDVDKEEEIIAVLKIAMACVHSSPERRPIMRHISDALDRLATSAV
- the LOC137737704 gene encoding uncharacterized protein; this translates as MAVSIPIVAIVTSLHLIAFIFAVGAERRRSTAKIVPDEYDERTYCVYGTDASTVYGLAAFGLLVVSQTVLNVVTRCLCCGKGLVTGSSTTWTVFFFVFSWTTFLGAEACLLAGSAKNAYHTKYRGIFKVDDLSCATLRKGVFAAGAALTLLSLAGSSLYYWAHSKADTGGWEKHRNEGLDMSSSNYGQHEQQEQQTSGFQKV